A window of Longispora fulva contains these coding sequences:
- a CDS encoding cold-shock protein, which translates to MAEGTVKWFNSEKGYGFIAVDGGQDVFVHFSSIQMDGYKSLDDGQRVEFEIGQGQKGPQAENVRLAG; encoded by the coding sequence GTGGCTGAGGGCACTGTCAAGTGGTTCAACAGCGAAAAGGGCTACGGCTTCATCGCCGTGGACGGCGGGCAGGATGTTTTTGTCCACTTTTCGTCGATCCAGATGGATGGGTACAAGTCGCTGGACGATGGCCAGCGGGTCGAGTTCGAAATCGGTCAGGGCCAGAAGGGTCCGCAGGCGGAGAACGTCCGACTGGCAGGCTGA
- a CDS encoding aminoglycoside phosphotransferase family protein, with amino-acid sequence MRAHPPPSDATREWLRKVINADVSTIVPLAGGIAQSVTGVTTSDGREYVLRLWSRPDWRETDPDHSPENEVAALAALAGSGLPVPEVVAVDAHGRHGEFPALLMTRLPGTILSSATHASPEAEPLTAGMLRQLVEAAEVLHTLPVPAVGPYAPYADLTDWEPPSDHPAWDRAFAVAAARPAPTPDVFIHRDYHPGNTLWQDGRLTGIIDWTTAAHGPAGVDLAHLRINLVHAYGQWAADTVLRFAPEHNPYWDIRAVLDMVDAEDESLPAIERYLETLL; translated from the coding sequence ATGCGCGCACATCCACCGCCGTCCGACGCCACTCGCGAATGGCTACGGAAAGTCATCAATGCCGATGTATCGACGATCGTGCCGCTCGCCGGTGGGATCGCACAGTCCGTCACCGGCGTGACGACGTCCGACGGCCGGGAGTACGTGCTGCGGCTGTGGAGCCGTCCCGACTGGCGGGAGACCGACCCCGACCACAGCCCGGAGAACGAGGTGGCGGCCCTCGCGGCGCTCGCCGGCAGCGGCCTGCCGGTGCCCGAGGTCGTGGCGGTGGACGCCCACGGCCGGCACGGGGAGTTCCCGGCGCTGCTGATGACCCGGCTGCCAGGCACGATCCTGTCGAGCGCCACCCACGCGTCCCCGGAGGCCGAGCCGTTGACCGCCGGCATGCTCCGCCAGCTCGTCGAGGCCGCCGAGGTGTTGCACACGCTGCCGGTGCCCGCCGTCGGCCCGTACGCGCCGTACGCGGACCTGACCGACTGGGAGCCGCCGTCGGACCACCCGGCGTGGGACCGGGCCTTCGCCGTGGCCGCCGCCCGGCCGGCCCCGACACCGGACGTGTTCATCCACCGCGACTACCACCCCGGTAACACTCTGTGGCAGGACGGCCGGCTGACGGGCATCATCGACTGGACCACGGCCGCACACGGACCGGCAGGGGTGGACCTCGCGCACCTCCGGATCAACCTGGTCCACGCCTACGGTCAGTGGGCCGCCGACACCGTGCTGCGGTTCGCTCCCGAACACAACCCTTACTGGGACATCCGGGCCGTGCTCGACATGGTCGACGCCGAGGACGAGAGCCTGCCAGCAATCGAGCGCTATCTGGAGACCCTGCTGTGA
- a CDS encoding GNAT family N-acetyltransferase — MIIRRATMADTAHLRALRIEALADAPLAFATKLDEALSRPNETWVEATARGAAGVEQVQFVAEVDGRIVGSSIGLARDDHTYVIGVYIQPAHRGRGLLGGIIGALAHWSVACGRPELRLDVTSAAAQRAYQKMGFVETGRGPGFTPLSTWSKVFMALPLPCAAVADGPGGHAR, encoded by the coding sequence GTGATCATCCGACGCGCGACGATGGCCGACACCGCGCACCTGCGGGCCCTGAGGATCGAGGCCCTGGCCGACGCGCCGCTGGCGTTCGCGACGAAGCTGGACGAGGCGCTGTCCAGGCCCAACGAGACATGGGTCGAGGCGACCGCGCGCGGGGCGGCAGGGGTCGAGCAGGTCCAGTTCGTGGCGGAGGTCGACGGCCGGATCGTCGGGTCGTCGATCGGGCTGGCCCGGGACGACCACACCTACGTCATCGGCGTCTACATCCAGCCCGCGCACCGGGGCAGGGGGCTGCTCGGCGGGATCATCGGCGCGCTCGCGCACTGGTCCGTCGCGTGTGGACGCCCCGAGCTCCGGCTGGACGTGACGAGTGCGGCGGCGCAGCGCGCGTACCAGAAGATGGGGTTTGTCGAGACCGGTCGCGGGCCCGGCTTCACCCCGCTGAGCACGTGGTCGAAGGTCTTCATGGCCCTGCCGCTGCCCTGCGCCGCCGTGGCGGATGGTCCGGGCGGGCATGCCCGCTAG
- a CDS encoding HAAS signaling domain-containing protein, which produces MTTTNQSEAYLAGVRSALADLPSEVRDELMEDLPAHLADIEAEHSGTLAERLGGPAEYAAELRAAAGLEPAPKSTSTPDWQRVVAFGRRMDVRLGRVVGYPRMVDLLVALRPAWWVFRGWIVACWVMLVVSGRSTGLLPFTDNHPLVAVVVLVGCVAFSIWLGRRTRSVTGWFRWLLILGTVPLAFTGLVFVIQGSEGDRGVSVYDRWQGVNDVVAYDADGNPLKDVRLYDQNGDVIQLGHPWSCGNRPPTYGEPTQWVYPLCPSDHNGPGPIRRPQRTPGAGPSASPTAVPTPAASPTPAASPSPSAVP; this is translated from the coding sequence ATGACCACGACGAACCAGAGTGAGGCGTATCTGGCGGGGGTGCGCTCGGCGCTGGCCGACCTGCCGTCGGAGGTCCGCGACGAGCTGATGGAGGACCTCCCGGCGCACCTGGCCGACATCGAGGCCGAGCACAGCGGGACGCTGGCCGAGCGGCTGGGCGGCCCGGCGGAGTACGCGGCGGAGTTGCGCGCGGCGGCCGGGCTCGAACCGGCCCCGAAGTCCACCTCCACCCCGGACTGGCAGCGGGTCGTCGCCTTCGGCCGACGGATGGACGTGCGGCTGGGGCGGGTGGTCGGGTACCCCCGAATGGTGGATCTTCTGGTCGCCCTGCGGCCCGCCTGGTGGGTCTTCCGGGGCTGGATCGTCGCGTGCTGGGTGATGCTGGTGGTGTCCGGGCGCTCCACCGGTCTGCTGCCGTTCACCGACAACCACCCCTTGGTGGCGGTGGTCGTGCTGGTCGGGTGCGTCGCGTTCTCGATCTGGCTCGGCCGGCGGACCCGGTCGGTGACCGGCTGGTTCCGGTGGCTGCTGATCCTGGGCACCGTGCCGCTCGCGTTCACCGGACTGGTCTTCGTCATCCAGGGCAGCGAGGGCGACCGGGGAGTCAGCGTCTACGACCGGTGGCAGGGCGTGAACGACGTGGTCGCCTACGACGCCGACGGCAACCCGCTGAAGGACGTCCGGCTCTACGACCAGAACGGCGACGTCATCCAGCTCGGCCACCCGTGGAGCTGTGGTAACCGCCCGCCGACGTACGGCGAGCCGACGCAGTGGGTCTACCCGCTGTGCCCGTCGGACCACAACGGTCCCGGCCCGATCAGGCGCCCACAGCGGACCCCGGGGGCCGGACCCTCGGCGAGCCCGACCGCCGTCCCGACTCCGGCCGCCAGCCCGACCCCGGCCGCGAGCCCCAGCCCGTCGGCGGTGCCCTGA
- a CDS encoding PadR family transcriptional regulator → MDTTQLLKGVLDLAVLAVLREEDGYGYDILRRLRASGLDEVGDASVYGTLRRLFTAGYLTTYVVPSEEGPHRKYYALNPAGRTQLTDASTVWRGFATTMNSLLDGRAAA, encoded by the coding sequence GTGGATACCACCCAGCTTCTCAAAGGAGTGCTCGACCTGGCCGTCCTCGCGGTGCTCCGCGAAGAGGACGGCTACGGGTACGACATCCTCCGCAGACTGCGGGCGTCCGGGCTGGACGAGGTCGGCGACGCCTCCGTCTACGGCACCCTGCGCCGGCTGTTCACCGCCGGCTACCTGACCACGTACGTGGTCCCCTCCGAGGAGGGCCCGCACCGCAAGTACTACGCGCTCAACCCCGCCGGCCGCACCCAGCTCACGGACGCGAGCACGGTGTGGCGCGGGTTCGCCACAACCATGAACAGCCTGCTCGACGGGAGGGCGGCCGCGTGA
- a CDS encoding winged helix-turn-helix domain-containing protein, with translation MEIRDPRAIKALAHPLRLDLLELLGASGPATAAHCARVLGVPQANCSFHLRQLARFGFVEDAGHGQDRRERQWRVAAQRPTLRIGTGADAVVRQEVERLVIERETRAILDHLERRDTEPADWQEAAGMMAAIAVLTAEEVGDLKEQWMTLLEPYLRRDPPPSARHVRYFMAATPLPDQTREETEHVRED, from the coding sequence ATGGAGATCCGAGACCCCCGGGCGATCAAGGCGCTGGCGCACCCGCTGCGCCTCGACCTGCTGGAGCTGCTGGGAGCCAGCGGCCCGGCGACCGCGGCGCACTGCGCCCGGGTGCTGGGCGTCCCGCAGGCCAACTGCTCCTTCCACCTCCGGCAGCTCGCCCGCTTCGGCTTCGTCGAGGACGCCGGGCACGGCCAGGACCGCCGGGAGCGCCAGTGGCGGGTGGCCGCCCAACGCCCGACCCTGCGGATCGGCACCGGCGCGGACGCCGTGGTCCGCCAGGAGGTCGAGCGGCTCGTCATCGAACGCGAGACCCGGGCCATCCTCGACCACCTGGAACGGCGGGACACCGAACCCGCCGACTGGCAGGAGGCGGCCGGCATGATGGCAGCGATCGCCGTCCTGACCGCCGAGGAGGTCGGCGACCTCAAGGAGCAGTGGATGACCCTGCTCGAGCCCTACCTGCGGCGGGACCCGCCCCCGTCCGCCCGCCACGTCCGCTACTTCATGGCCGCGACCCCGCTGCCCGACCAGACTCGAGAGGAAACCGAACATGTCCGCGAAGACTGA
- a CDS encoding MBL fold metallo-hydrolase, which yields MSAKTESLIDLRDPRPVAGDLDVRGPRPVPGDLDVRWIHGAPGEPPLQAHHYAEHTVILRQGKAVNYEAPFLYLLFGEERALLLDTGATEDPAAFPLRATVDRLVAEWLERHPRAGYQLVVAHTHGHHDHVAADPQFADRPDTTVVPRDAEAVRAFFGFEEWPNGTATLDLGGRVLEILGTPGHHEASITVYDPWTGILLTGDTVLPGRVFVFDPAGFRASLDRLLAFAEHRTVTHVLGCHVELTTRRGRLYPIGAGYQPRERALAMTLGQVAALRDAAAAITGKRGVFRHPDFVIYQEPQRRHLVGLLVRGRAYQLRARLGWR from the coding sequence ATGTCCGCGAAGACTGAGTCCCTGATCGACCTCCGCGACCCGCGCCCCGTCGCTGGCGACCTCGACGTCCGTGGCCCGCGCCCCGTCCCGGGCGACCTGGACGTCCGGTGGATCCACGGCGCGCCGGGCGAGCCGCCGCTCCAGGCCCACCACTACGCGGAGCACACCGTCATCCTCCGGCAGGGCAAGGCGGTCAACTACGAGGCGCCGTTCCTCTACCTGCTGTTCGGCGAGGAGCGCGCCCTGCTGCTCGACACCGGCGCGACCGAGGACCCGGCGGCCTTCCCGCTCCGCGCCACGGTCGACCGCCTGGTAGCCGAGTGGTTGGAGCGCCACCCCCGCGCCGGCTACCAGCTGGTCGTCGCGCACACCCACGGCCACCACGACCACGTGGCCGCCGACCCGCAGTTCGCCGACCGGCCCGACACCACCGTGGTGCCCCGGGACGCCGAGGCCGTCCGCGCCTTCTTCGGCTTCGAGGAGTGGCCGAACGGGACGGCGACCCTGGACCTGGGCGGCCGGGTGCTCGAGATCCTCGGCACGCCGGGCCACCACGAGGCGTCGATCACGGTGTACGACCCCTGGACCGGCATCCTGCTCACCGGCGACACGGTGCTCCCCGGCCGGGTGTTCGTCTTCGACCCGGCCGGGTTCCGGGCCAGCCTCGACCGGCTGCTCGCCTTCGCCGAACACCGCACCGTGACCCACGTGCTCGGCTGCCACGTCGAGCTGACCACCCGACGGGGCCGGCTCTACCCGATCGGGGCCGGCTACCAGCCACGGGAGCGCGCTCTGGCGATGACGCTCGGGCAGGTGGCGGCGCTGCGGGACGCCGCGGCGGCGATCACCGGCAAGCGGGGCGTGTTCCGGCACCCGGACTTCGTGATCTACCAGGAGCCGCAGCGCCGGCACCTGGTGGGGCTGCTGGTCCGCGGCCGGGCGTACCAGCTGCGGGCACGGCTCGGCTGGCGATAG
- the paaN gene encoding phenylacetic acid degradation protein PaaN, with the protein MMVGMTADLFATHSDKLDAALTAIRERGYWSAYPESPSPRVWGETAAADGKAAFEAYHNGDFPLEGTERVATETSPFGVDLGIRYPHLDVDTLISRGQEALPAWRAATPQARAGVTLEILDRLAKNTFELANAVQFTTGQAFVMAFQAGTAHAFDRALEAVAYAYAEMTRHPATAEWEKPAGKGDPLRMTKTFHVVPRGLALVVGCNTFPTWNSYPGLFASLVTGNPVIVKPHPRAIAPLAITVRVAREVLAEAGFDPNLVQLAPEAPGEKLASVLATRPEVKIVDFTGSTEYGDWLEANATQAVVYTEKAGVNTIIIDSTDDFAGMCRNIAFTLSLYSGQMCTTSQNIYIPRDGISTPDGVKTFDEVAAGIAGATAKLTGDPARAVELIGAIVNDGVIGRLDLARKVGEVVLDSVAHTHPDFPDAVVRTPLIVKLDAADEDTYGTEWFGPISFLIATGGTTESVDLFAKTVEAKGALTAGVYSTDEDVLRVVEEASIEVGVHLSINLTGGVFVNQSAAYSDFHASGANRAANSALTDGAYVSNRFRIVQSRRHS; encoded by the coding sequence ATGATGGTGGGCATGACTGCGGACCTCTTCGCCACACACAGCGACAAACTCGACGCCGCGCTCACCGCGATCCGGGAGCGGGGCTACTGGTCGGCCTACCCCGAATCGCCCAGCCCCCGGGTGTGGGGCGAGACGGCCGCCGCGGACGGCAAGGCTGCCTTCGAGGCGTACCACAACGGGGACTTTCCGCTCGAAGGCACCGAGCGGGTCGCGACGGAGACCAGCCCCTTCGGGGTTGACCTGGGTATTCGCTACCCGCACCTCGACGTCGACACCCTGATCTCCCGGGGCCAGGAGGCGCTGCCCGCGTGGCGCGCCGCCACCCCGCAGGCCCGGGCCGGCGTCACCCTGGAGATCCTCGACCGGCTCGCGAAGAACACGTTCGAGCTGGCCAACGCCGTGCAGTTCACCACGGGCCAGGCGTTCGTGATGGCGTTCCAGGCCGGCACGGCGCACGCGTTCGACCGGGCGCTGGAGGCCGTCGCCTACGCGTACGCCGAGATGACCCGGCACCCGGCCACCGCCGAGTGGGAGAAGCCGGCCGGCAAGGGTGACCCGCTGCGGATGACGAAGACCTTCCACGTGGTACCGCGTGGGCTGGCCCTCGTCGTCGGCTGCAACACCTTCCCGACGTGGAACTCCTACCCGGGCCTGTTCGCCTCCCTGGTCACCGGCAACCCGGTGATCGTCAAGCCGCACCCGCGCGCCATCGCCCCGCTGGCGATCACGGTCCGGGTCGCGCGCGAGGTGCTGGCCGAGGCCGGGTTCGACCCGAACCTGGTCCAGCTGGCCCCCGAGGCCCCGGGCGAGAAGCTGGCCTCCGTGCTGGCCACCCGGCCCGAGGTGAAGATCGTGGACTTCACCGGCTCGACGGAGTACGGCGACTGGCTGGAGGCGAACGCCACCCAGGCCGTCGTGTACACCGAGAAGGCCGGTGTCAACACGATCATCATCGACTCGACCGACGACTTCGCCGGGATGTGCCGCAACATCGCGTTCACGCTGTCGCTGTACTCGGGGCAGATGTGCACCACCTCGCAGAACATCTACATCCCGCGCGACGGCATCTCCACCCCGGACGGCGTGAAGACCTTCGACGAGGTCGCCGCCGGGATCGCGGGCGCCACGGCCAAGCTGACCGGTGACCCGGCCCGGGCCGTGGAGCTGATCGGCGCGATCGTCAACGACGGCGTCATCGGCCGGCTCGACCTGGCCCGCAAGGTCGGCGAGGTCGTGCTCGACTCCGTCGCGCACACCCACCCGGACTTCCCGGACGCCGTGGTCCGCACCCCGCTGATCGTCAAGCTGGACGCGGCCGACGAGGACACCTACGGCACCGAGTGGTTCGGCCCGATCTCGTTCCTGATCGCCACCGGCGGCACGACGGAGAGCGTGGACCTGTTCGCGAAGACCGTCGAGGCCAAGGGCGCGCTCACCGCCGGGGTCTACTCCACCGACGAGGACGTGCTCCGGGTCGTCGAGGAGGCGTCGATCGAGGTCGGCGTGCACCTGTCGATCAACCTGACCGGCGGCGTGTTCGTCAACCAGTCCGCGGCCTACTCGGACTTCCACGCCAGCGGCGCGAACCGGGCGGCCAACTCGGCCCTGACCGACGGGGCCTACGTGTCCAACCGGTTCCGGATCGTGCAGTCCCGCCGGCACAGCTGA
- a CDS encoding GNAT family N-acetyltransferase, which produces MDINQIDVRDDAAVAAWHQVHAAAAAHDRAEFPAPTLERDTGRLRNPWPGEANEFWLAVDGGEPVGSLQIHMPTLDNLDNIGVDFTVPPAHRRRGIGRALYGKAVERARFHHRKNLQTDATQALPGTEADSPHGPGMAFAAKMGFRRVLDEAHRRWVSGVVSEEELARQLAEAWTHAEGYELVTWRDRVPERYAADLAYLDSRVMMESPIGDLAFEEEKIDADRVRAGEEVAHARGHLHFAVGLVHRESDTLAAYSALASDQGDEWHAWQHNTIASSAHRGHRLGTIVKLENLAFYRATYPQLRAIDTSNAADNAYMIVINERMGFRWADTWVNWQQEL; this is translated from the coding sequence ATGGATATCAACCAGATCGATGTGCGCGACGACGCGGCGGTGGCGGCCTGGCACCAGGTGCACGCGGCGGCCGCCGCCCACGACCGCGCGGAGTTCCCCGCCCCCACCCTCGAACGCGATACCGGTCGGCTCCGAAATCCGTGGCCCGGCGAGGCCAACGAGTTCTGGCTCGCGGTGGACGGCGGCGAGCCGGTCGGGTCGCTCCAGATCCACATGCCGACCCTCGACAACCTGGACAACATCGGGGTCGACTTCACGGTGCCGCCCGCGCACCGCCGCCGGGGTATCGGCCGCGCGCTCTACGGGAAGGCCGTCGAGCGCGCCCGGTTCCACCATCGCAAGAACCTCCAGACCGACGCGACACAGGCGTTGCCCGGTACCGAGGCGGACAGTCCGCACGGCCCCGGGATGGCGTTCGCGGCGAAGATGGGCTTCCGTCGGGTGCTCGACGAGGCGCACCGGCGTTGGGTGTCCGGCGTCGTCTCCGAGGAGGAGCTGGCCAGGCAGCTGGCCGAGGCGTGGACGCACGCCGAGGGCTACGAGCTGGTGACCTGGCGGGACCGGGTGCCGGAGCGGTACGCGGCGGACCTGGCCTACCTCGACAGCCGGGTCATGATGGAGTCCCCGATCGGCGACCTGGCGTTCGAGGAGGAGAAGATCGACGCCGACCGGGTCCGGGCCGGCGAGGAGGTCGCGCACGCCCGGGGGCACCTCCACTTCGCGGTCGGGCTGGTGCACCGGGAGTCGGACACGCTCGCGGCGTACTCGGCGCTGGCCAGCGACCAGGGCGACGAGTGGCACGCCTGGCAGCACAACACCATCGCGAGTTCCGCGCACCGGGGCCACCGGCTGGGCACGATCGTGAAGCTGGAGAACCTGGCCTTCTACCGGGCGACGTATCCGCAGCTCCGCGCGATCGACACCTCCAACGCCGCCGACAACGCCTACATGATCGTGATTAACGAGCGGATGGGGTTCCGTTGGGCGGATACCTGGGTGAACTGGCAACAGGAGTTGTAG
- a CDS encoding GNAT family N-acetyltransferase: protein MDIIELDTSDRTLVEEHYAALNQIHQDQTPDLPDRCREQWVDAIDDPWPGTATEKWIAVEDGRIVGGLVVDMPTRDNLALVEVEIWVSRDHRRRGIGRALHAKAVERAGANGRTTMIGGCRGEGPGHAFAEAMGATWAMNEVRRRWEAGTVPDAALDALLAESWKHAEGYELVTWRDGVPDGLIADAVYLEGRMLIDMPMGDIPVEQEDVDVALLRAKDVALEVRKRRRFNTGALHGGRLVAYTTIAFDHGVDWHGWQWMTIAAPEHRGHRLGTIVKLANLAFVRAEVPGLRVLDTWNAEENRHMIAINEAVGFRARESTVEYKQELA from the coding sequence ATGGACATCATCGAGCTGGACACCTCCGACCGGACCCTGGTCGAGGAGCACTACGCGGCGCTGAACCAGATCCACCAGGACCAGACCCCGGACCTGCCGGACCGGTGCCGGGAACAGTGGGTCGACGCGATCGACGACCCGTGGCCGGGGACCGCCACCGAGAAGTGGATCGCGGTCGAGGACGGCCGGATCGTGGGCGGCCTCGTGGTCGACATGCCGACCCGGGACAACCTCGCCCTGGTGGAGGTCGAGATCTGGGTGTCGCGGGACCACCGCCGCCGGGGCATCGGCCGCGCCCTGCACGCCAAGGCCGTCGAGCGCGCCGGGGCGAACGGCCGGACCACCATGATCGGCGGCTGTCGGGGCGAGGGGCCTGGGCACGCGTTCGCCGAGGCGATGGGCGCGACGTGGGCGATGAACGAGGTGCGCCGCCGCTGGGAGGCCGGTACGGTGCCCGACGCAGCCCTCGACGCGCTGCTCGCCGAGTCGTGGAAACACGCCGAGGGCTACGAGCTGGTCACCTGGCGGGACGGCGTGCCGGACGGGCTGATCGCCGACGCGGTCTACCTCGAGGGCCGGATGCTGATCGACATGCCGATGGGCGACATCCCGGTCGAGCAGGAGGACGTCGACGTCGCCCTGCTCCGGGCCAAGGACGTGGCGCTCGAGGTGCGCAAGAGGCGGCGGTTCAACACCGGGGCGCTGCACGGGGGGCGGCTGGTCGCGTACACGACGATTGCCTTTGATCATGGGGTTGACTGGCATGGCTGGCAGTGGATGACGATCGCGGCTCCCGAGCACCGGGGCCACCGGCTGGGCACGATCGTGAAGCTGGCGAACCTGGCGTTCGTCCGGGCGGAGGTGCCGGGGCTGCGCGTCCTGGACACGTGGAACGCCGAGGAGAACCGGCACATGATCGCGATCAACGAGGCGGTGGGATTCCGGGCCAGGGAGTCGACGGTGGAGTACAAGCAGGAGTTGGCGTAA
- the thrC gene encoding threonine synthase gives MALSATNSPARCLVCRACGQEYPLIAQHACFECFGPLEVGYDQAALNKVTREQIEAGPQNIWRYAPLLPAGQDPASRVTLDPGLTPLIRADRLAAELGMTGTLWVKDDSANPTHSFKDRVVSVALTAAKELGFTRFACASTGNLANSVAAHAARAGVPSIVFIPSDLEQGKIITTAVYGGELVAIEGSYDDVNRLCGELTETDAFEDTAFVNVNVRPYYAEGSKTLGYEVAEQLGWRLPAQVVAPMASGELLTKIDKAFEELVEIGLVAESSWKVFGAQSKGCDPIATALRDGKDEITPVKPTGIAKSLNIGDPAAGPFALESVRRTGGWMDSVTDDEIRDGIELLARTTGVFAETAGGVTVAVLKKLVESGRLDPTAETVVYNTGEGLKTLDAVADRVGPTHRVKPSLRAAREAGLL, from the coding sequence ATGGCGCTGTCTGCCACCAACTCTCCCGCCCGCTGTCTGGTCTGTCGTGCCTGCGGCCAGGAGTACCCGCTGATCGCTCAACACGCCTGTTTCGAGTGCTTCGGCCCGCTGGAGGTCGGTTACGACCAGGCGGCGTTGAACAAGGTCACCCGCGAGCAGATCGAGGCGGGCCCGCAGAACATCTGGCGGTACGCGCCGCTGCTCCCCGCCGGCCAGGACCCGGCCTCCCGGGTGACCCTCGACCCCGGTCTGACTCCGCTGATCAGGGCGGACAGGCTCGCGGCCGAGCTGGGCATGACCGGCACGCTGTGGGTGAAGGACGACTCGGCGAACCCGACGCACTCGTTCAAGGACCGGGTGGTGTCGGTGGCGTTGACGGCGGCGAAGGAGCTGGGTTTCACCCGTTTCGCGTGCGCGTCGACGGGTAACCTGGCCAACTCGGTGGCGGCGCACGCGGCCCGCGCCGGGGTGCCGAGCATCGTGTTCATCCCGTCCGACCTCGAGCAGGGCAAGATCATCACCACGGCCGTGTACGGCGGCGAGCTGGTCGCGATCGAGGGCTCCTACGACGACGTGAACCGGCTGTGCGGCGAGCTGACGGAGACCGACGCGTTCGAGGACACCGCGTTCGTCAACGTCAACGTCCGTCCTTACTACGCGGAGGGCTCCAAGACCCTCGGCTACGAGGTGGCCGAGCAGCTGGGCTGGCGGCTCCCGGCCCAGGTGGTCGCGCCGATGGCGTCGGGCGAGCTGCTGACGAAGATCGACAAGGCGTTCGAGGAGCTGGTCGAGATCGGACTGGTCGCCGAGAGTTCGTGGAAGGTGTTCGGCGCGCAGTCGAAGGGCTGCGACCCGATCGCGACGGCCCTGCGCGACGGCAAGGACGAGATCACCCCGGTGAAGCCGACCGGTATCGCCAAGTCGTTGAACATCGGGGACCCGGCCGCTGGCCCGTTCGCGCTGGAGTCGGTGCGCCGGACCGGGGGGTGGATGGACTCGGTGACCGACGACGAGATCCGCGACGGCATCGAGTTGTTGGCGCGGACCACCGGCGTGTTCGCGGAAACCGCCGGTGGCGTGACCGTGGCCGTGCTGAAGAAGCTCGTTGAGAGTGGCCGGCTGGACCCGACTGCTGAGACAGTGGTCTACAACACCGGCGAGGGACTGAAGACTTTGGACGCCGTGGCCGACCGGGTCGGACCGACGCACCGGGTGAAGCCTTCGTTGCGGGCCGCCCGCGAGGCTGGGTTGTTGTGA
- a CDS encoding helix-turn-helix domain-containing protein — protein sequence MVRRSRLGAELRKLRRDKQLTIANVAALVGWQASELSRLENGKLRPDLSVVMDILDALEVIGGQREILISMARDANQRGWWKAMVGPMFERYRQIAEIEAGATDIRQITLLFVPGLLQTEEYTRARLSHYPSFADPAALQTAIHGRLTRQKLLDNEETKYSVIMDEGVLHRRTCAPPILTDQFRHLVKIATRPNISIRVLPFGADIYERTPAASAFTLFRYASPDDPQVGFVETNTVDLVLSDAEDLARMEGIFQEFWAATLNAEDSSRMLEEAAERFQREGS from the coding sequence ATGGTGCGTCGGAGCAGGCTGGGGGCTGAGTTACGCAAGCTCCGCCGGGACAAGCAACTGACCATCGCGAACGTGGCAGCACTCGTCGGCTGGCAGGCCTCGGAGCTCAGCAGGCTGGAGAACGGCAAGCTCCGACCGGACCTGTCCGTAGTCATGGACATACTCGACGCGCTGGAGGTGATCGGCGGGCAGCGGGAGATCCTGATCTCCATGGCCCGGGACGCCAACCAGCGCGGATGGTGGAAGGCGATGGTGGGGCCGATGTTCGAGCGGTACCGCCAGATCGCCGAGATCGAAGCAGGCGCCACCGACATCCGGCAGATCACTCTGCTCTTCGTGCCCGGACTCCTCCAGACAGAGGAGTACACCCGGGCCAGGCTGTCGCACTACCCGAGCTTCGCCGACCCGGCGGCGCTGCAGACAGCGATCCACGGCAGGCTCACCCGCCAGAAGCTGCTGGACAACGAGGAAACGAAGTATTCGGTGATCATGGACGAGGGAGTCCTTCATCGCCGGACCTGCGCACCACCGATCCTGACCGACCAGTTCCGCCATCTGGTCAAGATCGCGACACGACCGAACATCAGTATCCGGGTACTCCCCTTCGGTGCCGACATCTATGAGCGGACACCGGCGGCATCCGCCTTCACGCTGTTCCGGTATGCGAGCCCCGACGATCCGCAGGTCGGATTCGTCGAGACCAACACCGTGGACCTGGTGCTCAGCGACGCTGAGGACCTGGCCCGGATGGAGGGCATCTTCCAGGAGTTCTGGGCAGCCACGCTCAACGCCGAGGATTCGAGCAGGATGCTCGAAGAGGCCGCTGAGCGGTTTCAGCGAGAAGGATCGTGA
- a CDS encoding DUF397 domain-containing protein yields the protein MTTEFTAWRKSTRSSPSGDCVEVSPSGDQQLVGVRDTKDRSAGMLVFVGAEWYAFVGGVKAGSFDR from the coding sequence ATGACGACCGAATTCACCGCTTGGCGCAAGTCAACCCGGAGCTCCCCCTCTGGCGACTGCGTCGAAGTCTCACCGAGTGGCGATCAACAGCTCGTCGGAGTCCGGGACACAAAGGACCGTTCGGCCGGCATGCTCGTCTTTGTCGGCGCGGAGTGGTATGCATTCGTGGGCGGGGTCAAGGCTGGCTCCTTCGATCGCTGA